Sequence from the Castanea sativa cultivar Marrone di Chiusa Pesio chromosome 12, ASM4071231v1 genome:
aaattaggtAAATAGTATGTTTTTTAGATGATGTTCATGAGCACTTTAACTAAACAGTCAAGACTTAAACcatttggttgccaagaaagcagaggaaaagaaaagaaatattcaaTTTCTGCTAATAAAATGACATCTCATTTACTTATGAAGAtgcaattaatatattttcaaatagtttattttattttctaattaaggACACGTGATAATTCAAAGTATAGCTTAGAtggcataaaaatattatttatatattaatgttaGATACATAAATTCTTTTCATGTACCGCTTAATAATAAGgattattttgacacaataccaaaagTTTAGAAGCAAAATTGACACATTTAAGATGTTAAAAACCATTTTGAAACATAGTACAAGTGTTAAAGACTAAAATGGTaattaaacatgttttttacatatttttattaaagattaaattctataaggatgtGGTTAAGCCCAAGTTTTACACCCTTCAATTCTAACATGCCGCATCATCTTATCACGTATTAAAGAATAAGAACAACCACACTCAATCAATTATAATACTCATCTGCAAATTCAACCAAATTGGGAGTTTattaaaatgttattaattGTGGTATGATGTactaaattttaagtaaaaaactgatgtaacattttttattgaatggTGTAAAACATGAAGTTTACACCCCattcttacaaaattcaaactctttttattaatatcctcaaagcacttttttttattagctaaATTTGGAAACTAATATCCTGTTTGGTTGTAAGGGAgatgaaaaggaaagaagggaGGAAAAAGTAAGCGAAGGGAAAGGGAAGGAGAGAGAGTTGTACATAGAAGGATTGCATTTAACaatttcttcaaaagaaaggtcttttttgaaaaaataatgggACCATATGAAGGATTGTGCTAAGAAAATTTCTAGAATACAAACTTTTCTCAAAATTATGAGTTGTGAGAAAAATATGAaacttcatcaaaaaaaaaaaaggtatgaaATATTTGCGAATCAGTTAAATTGTGTATTCTCACTTTTTAATAgaaaactgaaaagtgaaaacgcTTGGGACCAGCACATATTAATCtagaaaaacttaatgaaagaggtaaaaaaaggctaaatgcaaatgcaaagaGCGCCACTTAGCAAGACCTCATACACTCCCGTATGagatctctgcttttatatatactcTCGTATAAggtttctgcttttatatatatatatatatatatatatatatatatatatatatatatatatatatatatatatatatatatattgataagtaatttatcatggtattaGATCATAACAGGTGGTCGTATGTCCCAAACTCAATAATTTATCAAGTATAAATTAGAAGaatttatcatcagaccaaaacactaATCAGGTTTTGGTGTAGGAGGGGATTGAATTCCAGATCTCTTGTACAACCATCAAAAACTTTATCAGTTGaattaactggaacccacaatcTAAATGTGGACATGCGGAAAAAATGGAATGTAAGCTAAAAGTTTAAGagcaaaaatgataaaattaaaactGAGGAATCAAAAAAATAGCAACcccttcttctaaaaaaaataacaataacacccataaatatatatatttttttttaaaggagagaACAACCATAAACTTGGTGCAATTCGTAGTCTAGTTTTATTGGTTTTATTAGGATTGACtagtaaaaaataagtttaccCAATTATAATAAACTATAAATGCCTAATAACAAAGATATCACAACTAAAATACTGACTACGATTAGCCCTTTCAACAAAtccttaaaattattttttaactacATGAAAGGTGCACATAGTTGACCTTGATGCTCTTTATATTCTTTGATGATTGGCCTACTTGTAATTTTATCGACGACTCGTTCTTCTTGCTCATTAAACATGGCCTATAAAATGTACTATAGTCTAGCTAACCAGAACAACCAAATCAACGATGCCCAATTGATAATCACAACATCAAACCCCATTTGTTTagctaacaaaacaaaactttcacaacaataaatcaatcaaaagtAAGGCTacagaaattgaaaattagacttcagaaaaaaaaaaaaaaaaaaattagacttaGACTTTAGACTTAGACTTAGACTTAGACTTATAAAGTTCATTTGgataaaactgaaaattgaaaactgaaaacactgtatcaaaataatttttaaatatgtaaatagtgcTGCGGGACccattcttaataaaaaaaattgctgaaaaagtACGTGTGCACTGTAGTTTTGTCGTCCTGCAGCagaaacgaagaaaaaaaaatgcaaaacacaaaaatgcagAAAAAATAATTCGGATTCAAACGCTGCAATAATGTACGTTtagatatcgcttattttgctaaaaattaaaaatattatagtaaaataatttttaaatgtgtgaatagtgtctaagatccatttttaatgagagtttggttaaaaaaaatgtttataaattCGGTGAATAGTATACAGGATCTACTGAGAAATGAGACTTTGACTTTAACATAGACTTAGACTTAGACTTTAGacttaaaaaaatctaacactGCCCAGTAGAGAGACAGAGTTCAGTGAAGGAGCACAACACCTTGAGGAGAAGATCAGCGCCACCCTAATAGATACACAAACCCAAAAGCGAAAATCAAACCGCTCATCAAAGATCTAGTCTAGTTGGCGCTGCCAAGAAAAAATCAAACTGAGTTCCTAATCGGAGAAAGGCTGTGAAGGAGAAGGTCGATTGGGAGGGAAGCTCCAGAGAGATGGCCTTAGTGCACTTGGCAATCTTGCAATTGACCTTGCTGTGGATAGTAGAAGCATCAATTGTCAACACCAACGCCTTCCCTTTAGCCAAGGACGGCTGTGAAGACCATTGTGGCAATGTCAGTATTCCATACCCATTTGGCACAAGGGAAGGATGCTACGCTAATTTTAGCTTTCTCATCACTTGTGATCACACATACAACCCTCCCTTGGCGTTTTTGACAGGTAGTAATATAAATGTTACAGATATATGGCTTTCGGGTGAAATGCGCATATATGCCTTCGTAGCCTATGATTGCTACAACGGAACTGGAAGGACACGATACTTTCAACCTTGGCTCCGATCGGGAATATTCCCAACCTCCAACACTCGAAACAAGTTCATGGCTATTGGGTGTGACACATATGCTGTGATAAAAGGTTCTAGAGGGACAAGCTACACAACTGGGTGCATGTCTTTATGTGATAGCACGAGGGATGTGGTTGAGGGGTCTTGCTCTGGTATTGGTTGTTGTGAAACTGCTATTCCAAGAGGAGTAATGGATTTCAATATCAGTGTAACGAGCTATTACAACCACAATAGCGTGTGGGAATTCAATCCTTGCAGCTATGCTTTTGTGGCAGAGGAAGGTACTTACAAATTTTCTAAACAAGATCTTTGGGATCTTAGAGATCAAGGTAATAAGATCCCAATGGTGCTAAATTGGGCAATAGGGGATCAAAATTGCAGTGAAGCTAAAAAGGGTCCTGAAAGTTATGCATGCATGGCTAACAGTGAGTGTCATGACTCGAACAATGGTCCAGGCTACCAGTGCAATTGTTCCAAGGGATACCAAGGCAATCCTTACCTTAAGGAAGGCTGCCAAGGTTGCCATTTTACTTGGAATTATTGTTGACTTTTGCTACTGAtggatttctttttcttattgtcaatttttatgtgttttttttttccagatatTGATGAGTGCTTAAATTCCACCATATGCGTCCAAAACTGCACCAATTTGCCTGGTACTTATAATTGTTCCTGTCAGCTACCAGGATATGATGGCGATGGTAAATGGGATGGAACAGGTTGCAAACTCATACCAAGCCCTGAGAGGTTTCCATTGATTAATAGGATTTCACTAGGTGAGCAATATTGATCACTTGCTAATCAATCATATGAATTATACATAAAGTTTGCATATAGTAATGTCTGGGATAAAGGTCGAGCCTTGGTGTGATGACAAGTGTCTTTCACCAAAAGTGACAAGTCATGAGAGAGTTCGGAAATTAACCTCTCCAAATATAATTGGGTGTTAATCCAGAAATCAACCTCTCCAAAAATAATTGGGGTAAGGTTACCATGACCTCTCCCAGAACCCTAAGGTAAAATGAGCATGTAGGAACTTTAGTTTTTTGGTATGAAAGCTTCAATTTGCTGCAAAATGTGTAGGTGTCAGTGTCAGCCTCTTGGTTCTAGTTTTGGGCATTTCTTGGTTATACTGGGGACTCAAGCGTAGAAAACTCATCAAGCTCAAAGAGaagttttttaaacaaaatggTGGCTTTCTACTACAACAACAACTTTCTAAGCACAATGGATCTATTGAAACAACTCAAATATTTACAGCAGAAGAACTTAAGAAGGCAACAAACAATTACCATGAAAATAGAATCCTAGGTCAAGGTGGCCAAGGAACGGTTTACAAAGGAATATTACCAGATAACAAAATAGTTGCCATTAAGAAGTCCAAAATAATAGATCAAAGCCAAGTtgaacaatttattaatgaagtGTCTATTCTCTCCCAAATCAACCATAGAAATGTGGTAAAGCTATTGGGATGTTGTTTGGAGACTGAAGTTCCTTTGTTGGTGTATGAATATGTTACCAATGGTACCCTTTTCAATCACATTCACAAAACAGACCATTCTTCAACGTTGCAATGGCAATTACGTTTACAAATAGCAGTTGAAACTGCAGGAGCACTTTCTTATTTGCATTCTGCTGCATCCACTCCCATCATTCATAGAGATATCAAGAGCACTAATGTACTCTTAGATGATAATTACACAGCTAAGGTATCTGATTTTGGAGCTTCGAAGCTAGTTCCTCTTGATCATACTCAGTTAACCACACTAGTGCAAGGGACGCTTGGATACTTGGATCCAGAATACTTTCATTCAAGCCAATTGACTGAAAAAAGCGATGTTTATAGCTTTGGAGTTCTCCTTGCAGAGTTGCTAACTGGAATGAAGGCACTTTCTTTTGAGagacctgaaaaagaaagaaacttagCCATGCATTTTGTCTCGTCAATGAATGAAAGTCGATTGTTTGAAATTCTAGATCAACGAATGCTGAATGAGGGAAATGTTGAGCAACTTAATGAAGTTGCGATGTTAGCTAAGAGATGCTTAAAACTGAAGGGAGAGGGGAGGCCTACTATGAAAGAAGTTGCAATGGAGTTAGAGGGCTTGAAAGCAATGACAAAGCATCCATGGGTTAAAGGCAATATGAGTTCAGAAGAGACTGAGTACTTGCTCCAAAAACCAAATGATGATTGTGTTAGTGGTGTCAGTGGCAATTCTGCATGTTATGACAGCATAAGGAAACAAGTCAGCATATCAATACTTGATGATGGCAGATAATTATCTACTGTGTTAAAGGATGATATAATGCTAGACTTTATCATTGTACTTTttattcatagttttttttatcattttaaaaatgtatttttgttattagtttgGGACTAGATAAACAGACAAGATGGGGTAGATTCGTAgattagttttaaaataaattttatctacttgtaatagataaatattagaTATCTgttgaatttaaatgttatGTTTATCTTGTAAAACTATCTATTTATATGGTTTCATGTTGAATAATTAagcaaattgaaaatatgattaTTGAGTGAAGTTTCACTTTGGAGGCCTAGACTCACTCTCAGAAATCCATTTTACCAAAGTTGAGGATATTGGTTACTTTaaagcaacaaataaaaaattgggccCATAATAAcgtaccttttcttttcttgcactACGGTGAAGGATGCATTTGCACTTGACACAAGTCTTCTAATCGCTGCTTTGTTATTATATCTGATGAATGAAAATTTACAAATTCAGCTTGGTTATATGTAGGCTGTTTAGATGACTTGGCTGTGGTTTGGGCGAAGCATGTCTTGGCGCGTTAGTTTGGTTGCTTAGTGGTAACTGTAAATGCAAAGTAATGTGCATTTGTATTGCTCATCAATGggaatataatatttaaatcgAATGTTGTTTTGTTTCTCCAGTACCGGAACCGTTTTAATAGAATAAACAACAGCATTATGAACTCAGAACACATTTTAATTTGATAGGCTACCACTTATGAGATAAATATTATTCTAATATTCTTCCTAACAGTTGCAACTTCCACTAGATGAGTGTAAGGTTGTGAGCTCAAGACTTTTTGGTTGggtgtgtgtaacttaccaataaaaataaaaaaaagaactccaACATGTAAttataagattttaaaaaatacctACCACTTTAAAACAAGACATTAAAGAACTTTATGAGTTATAAATTTCTACGTACTTATATTCGAATTCATCTATTATGTTCTAAAAAATGTAGTACCTAATATACAAAACCTTAATTTTGTCGGGTCTATAATATAAGAGATTATTGAGTgatctccatttttttttaagtacacaAAATTTTGCATTCACAAACAATAATATTTTCCGTACCTAATGCACCCTTCTCACAAAAATTCATATCAACCTTGGGATGAGGCACCGTGAACTAATAATTGACACAGGAGAAAATTACATTAGTATGATAACTCCAAATTTATGAATGATCCTAAATATCATTTTATACCATAggataataatataaattaaggggggaaaaaaaaaatccaatgtgCAATATCCAAATTTATACTGAAGAATGAAAATACAGCACAGAAGAACAGTATCATTTACTTCAGAAATCATGAGCAATATCCAAATGTATACTGAAGAATGAAAATACAGCACAAAAGAACAGTATCCTTTACTTCAGATATCTTGAACTGTTCTTTGGACAATTCATTTTACAACAAAACTGAGAAACATTAGCTTCCAATATCCCCTCAAAAATATTTACTGAAGCACAGAGCAGCAAATTTAACAGAGCCTCTCAAAACTCTCCAACTAAACTGGTGTCATAGTTCCTGTTCACTTTAGCAGGGTCAAGGCTACATATAATAGTTTCTGGAGCTGCTGACTAGCAATATACAACCGTAAGAATCATATCTTCCCCAAGTTATGTTTCCAAAAGTCAGCAAAGTCTAACCGTTTACAACCTACCAAAATACGTAAACAgtgcagcaaaaataatatttttggcaTCGGGGGATACAAgtacaaaatcaaaaacactACTTGACCAAACCATTAAATTCAAATGTCGTCCTCTGCAAAAAATGTCATCCTTTTT
This genomic interval carries:
- the LOC142619552 gene encoding wall-associated receptor kinase 2-like; protein product: MALVHLAILQLTLLWIVEASIVNTNAFPLAKDGCEDHCGNVSIPYPFGTREGCYANFSFLITCDHTYNPPLAFLTGSNINVTDIWLSGEMRIYAFVAYDCYNGTGRTRYFQPWLRSGIFPTSNTRNKFMAIGCDTYAVIKGSRGTSYTTGCMSLCDSTRDVVEGSCSGIGCCETAIPRGVMDFNISVTSYYNHNSVWEFNPCSYAFVAEEGTYKFSKQDLWDLRDQGNKIPMVLNWAIGDQNCSEAKKGPESYACMANSECHDSNNGPGYQCNCSKGYQGNPYLKEGCQDIDECLNSTICVQNCTNLPGTYNCSCQLPGYDGDGKWDGTGCKLIPSPERFPLINRISLGVSVSLLVLVLGISWLYWGLKRRKLIKLKEKFFKQNGGFLLQQQLSKHNGSIETTQIFTAEELKKATNNYHENRILGQGGQGTVYKGILPDNKIVAIKKSKIIDQSQVEQFINEVSILSQINHRNVVKLLGCCLETEVPLLVYEYVTNGTLFNHIHKTDHSSTLQWQLRLQIAVETAGALSYLHSAASTPIIHRDIKSTNVLLDDNYTAKVSDFGASKLVPLDHTQLTTLVQGTLGYLDPEYFHSSQLTEKSDVYSFGVLLAELLTGMKALSFERPEKERNLAMHFVSSMNESRLFEILDQRMLNEGNVEQLNEVAMLAKRCLKLKGEGRPTMKEVAMELEGLKAMTKHPWVKGNMSSEETEYLLQKPNDDCVSGVSGNSACYDSIRKQVSISILDDGR